The Arthrobacter russicus genome has a segment encoding these proteins:
- a CDS encoding ABC transporter ATP-binding protein: protein MSHVGGSDALAEEIAEKVAPDREIGVAIGDDLVQVQNLTVKFGGLVALDDVSFTIKRGEILGLIGPNGAGKTTCFNAMTGVYKPSSGKVLLEGHSIGGRRKHKITQLGLARTFQNIRLFSEMTALENVVVGLDARHRTSVLGALLRLPRHVREEKSSIDRGMALLEFVGIAEFAGTLAKNLPYGHQRRLEIARALATDPKVLCLDEPAAGFNPAEKEELMTLIRAIRDDGYTVLLIEHDMRLVMGVTDRIVVLEFGKKIADGPPHEIREDPKVIAAYLGEPEDDLA from the coding sequence ATGAGCCACGTCGGCGGAAGCGATGCGCTCGCCGAGGAAATCGCGGAGAAGGTGGCGCCGGACCGCGAGATCGGCGTCGCAATCGGCGATGATTTGGTCCAGGTGCAGAATCTGACGGTCAAATTCGGCGGTCTGGTGGCGCTCGACGATGTTTCGTTCACGATCAAACGCGGCGAGATCCTGGGCTTGATCGGTCCCAACGGGGCCGGCAAGACCACCTGCTTCAATGCCATGACCGGAGTCTACAAACCGAGTTCGGGGAAGGTGCTGCTCGAGGGGCATTCCATCGGAGGGCGCCGCAAGCACAAGATCACCCAGCTCGGGCTGGCCCGGACCTTCCAGAACATCAGGCTCTTCAGCGAAATGACCGCTTTGGAGAACGTCGTGGTGGGCTTGGACGCCAGGCACCGGACCAGCGTGCTCGGCGCTTTGCTCCGATTGCCCCGGCATGTCCGGGAGGAGAAGAGTTCGATCGACCGGGGCATGGCTTTGCTCGAGTTCGTCGGGATCGCCGAATTCGCCGGCACCCTGGCGAAGAACCTGCCGTATGGCCATCAGCGCCGATTGGAGATCGCACGGGCGCTGGCCACGGATCCCAAAGTGCTCTGTCTGGACGAACCCGCCGCCGGCTTCAACCCGGCGGAAAAAGAAGAGCTGATGACGCTGATCCGGGCGATCCGCGACGACGGCTACACGGTCTTGCTGATCGAGCACGACATGCGTTTGGTCATGGGGGTCACTGACCGGATCGTGGTGCTGGAGTTCGGCAAGAAGATCGCGGACGGTCCACCGCATGAAATTCGGGAAGATCCGAAAGTCATTGCCGCATATCTGGGGGAGCCCGAAGATGACCTTGCTTGA
- a CDS encoding DoxX family protein gives MSTQIGLTILRVFLGAMLVIQGSQKLLAGPQGFIGYVQSLGAPVPELAGWLVMLGEFGLGIALILGVFTRVAAGLVALMMFLIWLATAAGQPLFTEAPGITAGLLWFYFAAALALLFSGGGSLAVERLFGRKKTAPAERIPDPQPTVTV, from the coding sequence GTGTCGACTCAGATCGGCCTGACCATTCTGCGGGTGTTCCTGGGCGCAATGCTCGTCATCCAGGGCAGCCAGAAGCTGCTCGCCGGCCCGCAGGGCTTCATCGGTTACGTCCAGAGTCTGGGCGCCCCGGTTCCGGAACTCGCCGGATGGTTGGTGATGCTCGGTGAATTCGGTCTGGGCATCGCCTTGATCTTGGGCGTATTCACCAGGGTCGCGGCGGGCCTGGTGGCACTGATGATGTTTCTGATCTGGTTGGCCACCGCGGCCGGCCAACCGTTGTTCACCGAGGCGCCGGGTATCACCGCCGGCTTGCTCTGGTTCTACTTCGCCGCCGCCCTGGCGCTGCTCTTCAGCGGCGGCGGCAGCCTTGCCGTGGAGCGGCTTTTCGGCCGCAAAAAAACGGCTCCGGCGGAACGGATCCCGGATCCACAGCCGACCGTGACGGTGTGA
- the purH gene encoding bifunctional phosphoribosylaminoimidazolecarboxamide formyltransferase/IMP cyclohydrolase → MQFDLVPVRRALISVYDKTGVEELAAGLHQAGVVIVSTGSTAARIQAAGIPVTGVEEVTGSPEMLDGRVKTLHPRIHAGILADRRLPDHVQQLTDLQIEAFDLVVVNLYPFVETVRSGAERDDVVEQIDIGGPSMVRAAAKNHASVAVVVDPARYPEAVAAAQHGGFSLALRQQLAAAAFAHTAAYDNAVASWTAAQFGDGSGPENPWPPYAGLALERSEVLRYGENPHQAAALYVDKAAAPGIAQADQLHGKAMSYNNFVDADAALRAAFDFDEPAVAIIKHANPCGIAVASAGAEDPVADAHARAHACDPMSAYGGVIAVNRPVTAGLAANLKGVLTEVIIAPSFEPAALERLQLRQDIRLLTLPDGYHRDPTEYRQVSGGMLVQMVDTIDAEGDDPANWALVAGEPADEATLADLAFAWRAIRAAKSNAILLAHDGAAVGVGMGQVNRVDSCKLAVERANTLALDAAGNPIERARGAVAASDAFFPFADGLQILLDAGVRAVVQPGGSKRDDEVVAAAAAAGVTMYLTGARHFFH, encoded by the coding sequence GTGCAGTTCGATCTGGTCCCCGTCCGCAGAGCGTTGATCTCGGTCTACGACAAAACCGGAGTCGAAGAGTTGGCGGCGGGTCTGCACCAGGCGGGGGTGGTGATCGTTTCGACCGGGTCCACGGCGGCCCGGATCCAAGCCGCCGGAATCCCGGTGACCGGGGTGGAAGAGGTCACCGGTTCCCCGGAGATGCTCGATGGCCGGGTCAAGACCCTGCACCCGCGGATCCATGCCGGGATCCTTGCGGACCGGCGCTTGCCGGACCATGTCCAGCAACTCACCGACCTGCAGATCGAAGCCTTCGATCTGGTCGTGGTGAACCTCTACCCGTTCGTGGAGACGGTTCGTTCCGGTGCGGAGCGCGACGACGTGGTGGAGCAAATCGATATCGGCGGTCCGTCGATGGTGCGTGCGGCAGCGAAGAACCACGCTTCAGTGGCCGTGGTGGTGGACCCGGCGCGTTATCCGGAGGCGGTCGCGGCGGCCCAGCACGGCGGCTTCAGCTTGGCGCTGCGCCAGCAATTGGCTGCTGCGGCGTTCGCGCACACCGCCGCCTACGACAATGCGGTCGCTTCCTGGACTGCGGCCCAGTTCGGCGACGGCAGCGGTCCGGAGAACCCCTGGCCGCCCTATGCCGGCTTGGCGTTGGAACGTTCCGAGGTGCTGCGTTACGGTGAGAACCCGCATCAAGCCGCGGCGCTCTATGTGGACAAGGCGGCGGCCCCCGGAATCGCCCAGGCCGATCAGTTGCACGGCAAGGCCATGAGCTACAACAATTTCGTCGATGCCGACGCCGCATTGCGTGCGGCCTTCGATTTCGACGAACCCGCGGTGGCGATCATCAAGCACGCGAACCCCTGCGGCATCGCGGTCGCCTCGGCCGGTGCCGAGGACCCGGTGGCGGATGCGCATGCCCGGGCCCACGCCTGCGACCCGATGAGCGCCTACGGTGGCGTGATCGCGGTCAACCGACCGGTGACCGCGGGGCTCGCGGCGAATCTCAAGGGCGTGCTGACCGAGGTCATCATTGCGCCGTCGTTCGAACCCGCGGCGCTGGAGCGGTTGCAGCTGCGCCAGGACATCCGGTTGCTCACGTTGCCCGATGGCTACCACCGGGACCCCACCGAATACCGGCAGGTCTCCGGCGGCATGCTGGTGCAGATGGTGGACACCATCGACGCCGAGGGCGATGACCCGGCGAACTGGGCGCTCGTGGCCGGCGAGCCGGCGGACGAAGCCACGCTGGCTGATTTGGCCTTCGCCTGGCGGGCCATCCGGGCCGCGAAGTCGAATGCGATCCTGCTCGCCCACGACGGTGCCGCGGTCGGCGTCGGGATGGGCCAAGTCAACCGGGTGGACTCCTGCAAATTGGCGGTGGAGCGGGCCAATACCCTGGCCCTGGACGCGGCCGGCAATCCGATCGAGCGCGCCCGCGGCGCGGTGGCCGCATCGGATGCATTCTTCCCGTTCGCGGACGGGTTGCAGATCCTGCTCGACGCCGGAGTGCGCGCCGTGGTGCAGCCGGGCGGGTCGAAGCGCGACGACGAGGTGGTTGCCGCTGCAGCTGCCGCGGGCGTCACGATGTACCTCACCGGAGCCCGGCACTTCTTCCACTGA
- a CDS encoding branched-chain amino acid ABC transporter substrate-binding protein, with the protein MDVPANAVLPKGDGKAVCPANTTLAYIGAETGANAQLGINIYNGIQLAIDQHNANNPGCQVKFSKYDTEGSPDKANGPVTQVTNQPDVLGVVGLPFSGESKATGNIFEQAGLVHITPSATAPVLTTNGWTTFFRGLGNDSVQGPAAAKFLTGKLEAKKIFVVQDDSEYGIGLGTAMSSALSKDNLVGTEKVTTAQKDFSAVISKIQNAKADAVFYAGYYAEGAPFDQQLVNKGWEGVFLGPDGSKDDQFIKQAGEASSNAYFTCACIPGELIPDFATEYKKISNGVEPGTYSIEGYDAATVLLAGIDAGKQTRADLLAWVKSYDKSGLSKPYKWDAKGELATPTVYGYKVENGKIVPVGPIS; encoded by the coding sequence GTGGATGTTCCGGCCAATGCGGTGCTGCCGAAGGGCGACGGGAAGGCCGTCTGCCCGGCCAACACCACCTTGGCCTACATCGGAGCCGAAACCGGAGCGAATGCCCAACTCGGCATCAACATCTACAACGGCATCCAGCTGGCGATCGACCAGCACAACGCGAACAACCCCGGCTGCCAGGTGAAGTTCAGCAAGTACGACACCGAAGGTTCGCCGGACAAAGCCAACGGCCCGGTCACCCAGGTGACCAATCAGCCCGATGTGCTCGGCGTCGTCGGCCTGCCGTTCTCCGGCGAGTCGAAGGCCACCGGAAACATTTTCGAGCAGGCCGGTTTGGTGCACATCACGCCCTCGGCAACGGCGCCGGTGCTGACCACCAACGGCTGGACCACCTTCTTCCGCGGTTTGGGCAATGACTCGGTGCAGGGCCCGGCCGCAGCGAAATTCCTCACCGGAAAGCTCGAGGCCAAGAAGATCTTCGTCGTGCAGGACGATTCCGAGTACGGGATCGGCCTGGGCACCGCGATGTCCAGTGCCCTGAGCAAAGACAATCTGGTCGGCACCGAGAAGGTGACCACCGCGCAGAAGGACTTCTCCGCGGTGATTTCCAAGATCCAGAATGCCAAGGCAGATGCAGTGTTCTACGCCGGTTACTACGCGGAGGGCGCGCCCTTCGACCAGCAGCTGGTGAACAAAGGCTGGGAAGGCGTCTTCCTGGGGCCGGACGGTTCCAAGGACGATCAGTTCATCAAGCAGGCCGGTGAAGCGTCCTCGAATGCCTACTTCACCTGCGCTTGCATCCCCGGCGAACTGATTCCGGATTTCGCGACCGAATACAAGAAGATCTCCAACGGGGTGGAACCCGGAACCTACTCGATCGAGGGTTATGACGCCGCCACGGTGCTGCTGGCCGGCATCGATGCCGGCAAACAGACCCGGGCCGACTTGCTCGCCTGGGTGAAGTCCTACGACAAGAGCGGGTTGAGCAAACCGTACAAATGGGACGCCAAGGGGGAGTTGGCGACGCCTACCGTGTACGGATACAAGGTCGAAAACGGCAAGATCGTGCCAGTAGGCCCGATCAGCTGA
- a CDS encoding NADP-dependent isocitrate dehydrogenase → MSEASKIKVVGPVVELDGDEMTRIIWQFIKDRLIHPYLDIDLRYYDLSIQNRDATDDQVTIDAANAIKEHHVGVKCATITPDEARVEEFGLKKMWVSPNGTIRNILGGVVFREPIIISNIPRLVPGWNKPIIIGRHAFGDQYRASNFKVPGPGTLTLTFTPSDGGEEIKQEVVTYPEAGGVAMGMYNFNDSIKDFARASFAYGLQRNYPVYLSTKNTILKAYDGQFKDIFQEIFDNEFKDQFEAAGITYEHRLIDDMVASAMKWEGGYVWACKNYDGDVQSDTVAQGFGSLGLMTSVLMTPDGKTVEAEAAHGTVTRHYRQHQQGKPTSTNPIASIFAWTRGLMHRGKIDNTPEVVSFAETLEDVVIKTVESGKMTKDLALLVSPNQPFLTTEDFLAALDENLSARLAG, encoded by the coding sequence GTGTCTGAAGCGTCCAAGATCAAGGTAGTGGGCCCCGTCGTCGAACTCGATGGCGATGAGATGACCCGCATCATCTGGCAGTTCATCAAAGACCGCCTGATCCACCCCTACCTCGACATCGATCTGCGTTACTACGATCTGTCGATCCAGAACCGTGACGCCACGGACGACCAAGTGACCATCGATGCGGCCAACGCGATCAAGGAGCACCACGTCGGCGTCAAGTGCGCCACGATCACCCCGGACGAAGCCCGGGTGGAGGAATTCGGCCTGAAGAAGATGTGGGTCTCGCCCAACGGGACCATCCGCAACATCCTCGGCGGCGTGGTCTTCCGCGAGCCGATCATCATCTCCAACATCCCGCGCCTGGTGCCGGGTTGGAACAAGCCGATCATCATCGGCCGCCATGCCTTCGGCGACCAGTACCGCGCCAGCAACTTCAAGGTCCCCGGCCCGGGCACCCTGACGCTGACCTTCACCCCGTCCGACGGAGGCGAAGAGATCAAGCAGGAAGTCGTCACCTACCCGGAAGCGGGCGGCGTCGCGATGGGCATGTACAACTTCAACGACTCGATCAAGGACTTCGCCCGGGCCAGCTTCGCTTATGGCCTGCAGCGCAACTACCCGGTGTACCTTTCCACCAAGAACACCATCCTGAAGGCCTACGACGGCCAGTTCAAGGACATCTTCCAGGAGATCTTCGACAACGAGTTCAAGGACCAGTTCGAAGCCGCAGGCATCACCTACGAGCACCGTTTGATCGACGACATGGTTGCTTCCGCGATGAAGTGGGAAGGCGGCTACGTCTGGGCCTGCAAGAACTACGACGGCGACGTCCAGTCGGACACCGTGGCGCAGGGCTTCGGTTCGCTCGGCCTGATGACTTCGGTGCTGATGACCCCGGACGGCAAGACCGTCGAAGCCGAGGCCGCGCACGGCACGGTGACCCGGCACTACCGCCAGCACCAGCAGGGCAAGCCCACCTCCACCAACCCGATCGCCTCGATCTTCGCGTGGACCCGTGGCCTGATGCACCGCGGCAAGATCGACAACACCCCCGAGGTGGTCAGCTTCGCCGAGACCCTCGAGGACGTCGTCATCAAGACCGTCGAATCCGGAAAGATGACCAAGGACCTCGCGCTCCTGGTCAGCCCGAATCAGCCGTTCCTGACTACCGAGGACTTCTTGGCGGCTTTGGACGAGAACCTTTCGGCCCGGTTGGCTGGCTGA
- a CDS encoding MBL fold metallo-hydrolase: MTGIALTLIGGPTALIDYRGTVFLTDPTFDPPGEYPIGPNEVLRKLSGPALPLPGLPELDAILLSHDEHPDNLDEFGRLALARAGQVLSTPGAASRISGVLGLHPWESAEVNGTLVTAVPALHGPEEIDNATVEAEVGEVVGFVLEAAGAPTVYVSGDNASLKIVEAVAAGFPDIAVAVLFTGAARTELFDGAPLTLTAEQAAEAARLMPDAVVVPVHSEGWAHFSEGHAELEASFESAGIAARLVLPMPGVALEL, encoded by the coding sequence ATGACTGGTATCGCACTGACCTTGATCGGCGGGCCGACCGCACTGATCGACTACCGGGGGACGGTTTTCCTGACCGATCCGACCTTCGATCCGCCCGGGGAATACCCGATCGGTCCGAACGAGGTGCTGCGCAAGCTTTCCGGCCCGGCGTTGCCGCTGCCCGGCCTTCCGGAACTGGATGCGATCCTGCTTTCGCATGATGAGCACCCGGACAATCTGGACGAGTTCGGACGTTTGGCCTTGGCCCGGGCCGGCCAAGTGCTGAGTACTCCGGGAGCGGCATCCCGGATCAGCGGGGTGCTCGGGCTGCACCCCTGGGAATCAGCCGAGGTCAACGGAACCCTGGTCACCGCGGTACCGGCGTTGCACGGGCCGGAAGAGATCGACAACGCCACCGTGGAAGCCGAAGTCGGCGAAGTGGTCGGCTTCGTGCTGGAGGCGGCAGGTGCGCCCACCGTCTATGTATCCGGCGACAACGCCTCATTGAAGATCGTCGAAGCCGTGGCGGCGGGTTTCCCGGATATCGCCGTGGCGGTGTTGTTCACCGGGGCAGCCCGCACCGAACTGTTCGACGGCGCGCCGCTCACCTTGACCGCGGAACAAGCCGCCGAAGCCGCACGGTTGATGCCCGACGCCGTCGTGGTTCCGGTGCACAGCGAAGGCTGGGCGCATTTCAGCGAAGGACATGCCGAACTTGAGGCGAGCTTCGAGTCCGCCGGCATTGCGGCACGCTTGGTCCTGCCGATGCCCGGCGTCGCGCTCGAACTCTGA
- a CDS encoding branched-chain amino acid ABC transporter permease, whose amino-acid sequence MTSTISGSAQQNKKQKRGLFGGLGERWRGLPRPVQWLWLLIVVGLAYALPVLNPPIITTEPGNNFALACFAMAVFALAAVGLNIVVGYAGLLDLGYVAFFAVGAYTTAMLTSPDSPFVKIPYLWTIPVAMAVTMFFGVVLGVPTLRLRGDYLAIVTLGFGEIIRILATIIPAMKGQVGFQNIGRPPGDGPDGVPIFNNSNGVPWYWLTLTVIIVVLLLVGNLERSRVGRAWVSIREDEDAAEIMGVPTFKYKVWAFAMGAAVGGMSGALFAGATGFVNNQKFDVQTSVLFLAAVVLGGAGNKVGAIIGGAIVAYVPLRFTAIADYKYLIFGLALVLLMIFRTHGLLAARQQLLAYSRRAYHRLRKKPDDVGSSESGGSPNDGVQIKGAQA is encoded by the coding sequence ATGACCTCGACTATCAGTGGATCTGCGCAGCAGAACAAGAAGCAAAAACGGGGTCTGTTCGGCGGACTGGGCGAACGCTGGCGCGGGTTGCCCCGGCCGGTGCAATGGCTCTGGTTGCTGATCGTGGTCGGATTGGCCTACGCCCTTCCAGTGCTCAACCCGCCGATCATCACCACGGAGCCCGGCAACAACTTCGCCCTGGCCTGTTTCGCGATGGCGGTTTTCGCCTTGGCAGCGGTCGGTTTGAACATCGTGGTCGGCTATGCGGGCCTGCTCGACCTGGGCTATGTCGCCTTCTTCGCGGTGGGCGCCTACACCACCGCGATGCTCACCAGCCCGGATTCGCCGTTCGTGAAGATCCCCTACTTGTGGACCATTCCGGTAGCGATGGCGGTGACCATGTTCTTCGGCGTGGTCCTGGGTGTGCCGACCTTGCGGTTGCGCGGCGACTATCTCGCCATCGTGACCCTCGGCTTCGGCGAAATCATTCGGATCCTGGCCACCATCATCCCCGCGATGAAAGGCCAGGTCGGCTTCCAGAACATCGGACGCCCGCCCGGCGACGGGCCGGACGGCGTGCCGATCTTCAACAACTCCAATGGAGTGCCTTGGTATTGGCTCACCCTCACCGTGATCATCGTGGTGCTGCTGCTGGTCGGCAACTTGGAGCGCAGCCGGGTGGGCCGGGCCTGGGTCTCGATCCGCGAGGATGAAGACGCGGCGGAGATCATGGGGGTGCCGACCTTCAAGTACAAAGTCTGGGCTTTCGCCATGGGCGCGGCCGTGGGCGGCATGTCCGGTGCGCTCTTCGCCGGGGCCACCGGATTCGTGAACAACCAGAAGTTCGACGTGCAGACCTCGGTGCTGTTCCTTGCCGCAGTGGTGCTCGGCGGGGCCGGAAACAAGGTGGGTGCGATCATCGGCGGTGCGATCGTGGCCTATGTGCCGCTGCGCTTCACCGCGATCGCGGATTACAAGTATTTGATCTTCGGGCTCGCCCTGGTGCTGCTGATGATCTTCCGCACGCACGGGTTGCTGGCCGCGCGGCAGCAGTTGCTGGCGTACAGCCGGCGGGCTTACCACCGGCTCCGGAAAAAGCCCGACGACGTCGGCAGCTCCGAATCCGGTGGATCGCCCAATGACGGAGTCCAGATCAAGGGGGCACAAGCATGA
- a CDS encoding Gfo/Idh/MocA family protein, giving the protein MAKQQTHILRPDWYADGTPDPLTATGKALRWGVVSTGSIAHSVTGDLALLADAELQAVSSRDAGKAAAFAEEFGFRTSYPDQDGVPGYQRMCQDPEVDVVYIGTPHGQHFEVAEAALRAGKHVLCEKALTINAREAEALVRLAGTQGVFFMEALWSRFVPGVQRALEIVAAGELGSIRWVRADLGFPAPRDLSSRIWAPEAGGGALLDLTVYPLLWAWGMLGAPERVQATGSITEWGVDEQNAITLGYPDGALAQLMSSFVAQGPRTASIAGTEGFMETEGSMNNPSALKIRAGWNGSGWDVERTEEFTWPGRGYVYELREVTRCIQAGKQQSPTMPWQDSLDIMRFLDQVREQLGVRYPNDLD; this is encoded by the coding sequence ATGGCGAAACAACAAACCCACATCCTCCGGCCCGACTGGTACGCGGACGGAACCCCCGACCCGCTGACCGCGACCGGCAAGGCCCTGCGATGGGGCGTGGTCTCCACCGGGAGCATCGCCCACTCGGTCACCGGCGACTTGGCGTTGCTCGCCGATGCGGAACTGCAAGCGGTTTCCTCGCGGGATGCCGGCAAGGCCGCGGCCTTCGCGGAAGAATTCGGCTTCCGGACCAGCTATCCCGACCAGGACGGCGTGCCCGGCTACCAACGGATGTGCCAAGACCCCGAGGTCGACGTGGTGTACATCGGGACGCCGCACGGGCAACATTTCGAGGTCGCCGAAGCAGCCCTGCGCGCAGGCAAACATGTGCTCTGCGAGAAAGCCCTGACCATCAACGCCCGGGAGGCCGAAGCGCTGGTCCGGCTCGCCGGAACCCAGGGCGTGTTCTTCATGGAAGCGCTGTGGTCCAGGTTCGTGCCGGGCGTGCAGCGCGCCCTGGAAATCGTCGCCGCAGGCGAACTGGGCAGCATCCGATGGGTCCGTGCGGACTTGGGCTTTCCGGCGCCCCGGGATCTCAGTTCGCGGATCTGGGCCCCGGAGGCCGGTGGCGGAGCGTTGCTGGATCTGACCGTCTACCCCTTGCTCTGGGCCTGGGGGATGCTCGGCGCACCGGAGCGGGTCCAGGCCACCGGGTCAATCACCGAATGGGGCGTGGACGAACAGAATGCCATCACCTTGGGCTACCCGGACGGCGCGCTCGCGCAATTGATGAGTTCCTTCGTGGCCCAAGGGCCGCGCACCGCCAGCATTGCCGGCACCGAGGGCTTCATGGAAACCGAGGGCTCCATGAACAATCCCTCGGCCCTGAAGATCCGGGCCGGCTGGAACGGGTCCGGCTGGGACGTCGAACGCACTGAGGAGTTCACCTGGCCGGGGCGCGGTTATGTTTACGAACTCCGCGAAGTGACCCGCTGCATCCAAGCCGGAAAACAGCAGAGCCCCACCATGCCGTGGCAGGACTCGCTGGACATCATGCGGTTCTTGGACCAGGTCCGTGAGCAGTTAGGCGTCCGGTATCCGAACGACCTAGACTGA
- a CDS encoding branched-chain amino acid ABC transporter permease: protein MLATFIHAVPQLVPTDGEWITFDVNSLAQNFWSVTFDGLTFGAIYALVALGYTLVYGVLNLINFAHSEVFIVGCYGVVFTLTALGFGPSAPRLDIWSIMLNLVLAMVVAMILSAVTAFVIERLAYRPLRRKNAPRLVFLITAIGASYTIQYLIFLWRGANPEPAVIMFKPTPVFEIFGSIIDSQQIVIVVAAFIMMVIVDQFIRRSRTGRGIRAVAQDPDTATLMGVNKDRIIVTTFVIGGVLAGAAALFYVMKVPSGVVYSGGFVLGIKAFAAAVLGGIGNVRGALLGGLLLGLIGNYGQILLGNSQWTDVVAFVVLVLVLLIRPQGILGQSLGRSKA from the coding sequence ATGCTCGCAACCTTCATCCACGCTGTTCCGCAACTTGTCCCTACTGACGGCGAATGGATTACCTTCGACGTCAATTCATTGGCGCAGAATTTCTGGAGCGTCACCTTCGACGGCCTCACCTTCGGGGCCATTTACGCACTCGTCGCCCTGGGCTACACCCTGGTTTACGGTGTACTCAACCTGATCAACTTCGCCCATTCGGAAGTCTTCATCGTCGGTTGTTACGGCGTCGTCTTCACGCTCACTGCGCTGGGCTTCGGCCCCTCCGCACCGCGGCTGGACATCTGGTCGATCATGCTCAATCTGGTCTTGGCCATGGTGGTGGCGATGATCCTCTCCGCGGTGACGGCGTTCGTGATCGAACGCCTCGCCTACCGGCCGTTGCGTCGGAAGAATGCGCCGCGCCTGGTCTTCCTGATCACCGCGATCGGCGCTTCGTACACCATCCAGTACCTGATCTTCCTCTGGCGCGGGGCCAACCCGGAGCCGGCGGTAATCATGTTCAAGCCGACCCCGGTTTTCGAAATCTTCGGCTCGATCATCGACTCGCAGCAGATCGTGATCGTGGTGGCCGCGTTCATCATGATGGTCATCGTGGACCAATTCATCCGCCGTTCGCGCACCGGCCGGGGCATCCGGGCGGTGGCCCAAGATCCGGACACCGCGACCCTGATGGGGGTCAACAAAGACCGGATCATCGTCACGACCTTCGTCATCGGCGGAGTCCTGGCCGGTGCAGCAGCACTCTTCTACGTCATGAAGGTGCCCTCCGGTGTGGTCTACAGCGGCGGCTTCGTGCTGGGCATCAAAGCCTTCGCGGCCGCAGTGCTCGGCGGCATCGGAAACGTCCGCGGCGCATTGCTCGGCGGTTTGCTGCTGGGCTTGATCGGCAACTACGGACAAATCCTGCTCGGGAATTCGCAATGGACCGACGTCGTCGCCTTCGTGGTGCTGGTGCTCGTGCTGCTGATCCGGCCGCAAGGAATTCTGGGCCAGTCCCTGGGAAGGAGCAAAGCATGA
- a CDS encoding ABC transporter ATP-binding protein yields MTLLELNDVSVFYGRIQAIHNMSFSVEQGEIVSLIGANGAGKTTTMKTISGLLNPSSGSITFEGADITKMKAHIRVVQGISQAPEGRGIFPGMTVAENLDMGAFGRADKTGMDADLDRVFDLFPRLKERQKQLGGTMSGGEQQMLAIGRALMSNPKLLLLDEPSMGLAPQFIRQIFSIISEINKQGTTVLLVEQNANQALARADRAFVLETGAITQRGTGKELLANPAIKEAYLGVA; encoded by the coding sequence ATGACCTTGCTTGAGTTGAACGACGTTTCAGTCTTCTACGGCCGGATCCAGGCGATCCACAATATGTCCTTCAGCGTGGAACAGGGCGAAATCGTGTCCTTGATCGGGGCCAATGGCGCCGGGAAAACCACGACCATGAAGACCATCTCCGGGTTGCTCAATCCGAGTTCCGGTTCGATCACCTTCGAGGGTGCGGACATCACCAAGATGAAGGCGCACATCCGAGTGGTCCAGGGCATTTCGCAGGCACCGGAAGGCCGGGGGATTTTCCCCGGCATGACGGTGGCCGAGAATCTGGACATGGGCGCCTTCGGACGCGCCGACAAAACTGGGATGGATGCTGATCTGGATCGGGTTTTCGACCTGTTCCCGCGGCTCAAGGAACGGCAAAAGCAACTCGGCGGCACGATGTCCGGTGGCGAGCAGCAAATGCTCGCGATCGGCCGGGCGCTGATGTCGAACCCGAAGCTGCTGCTCTTGGACGAACCGTCAATGGGCCTGGCCCCGCAGTTCATCCGGCAGATCTTTTCGATCATCAGCGAAATCAACAAGCAGGGCACCACGGTGCTTTTGGTGGAGCAGAACGCGAATCAGGCGCTGGCCCGGGCGGACCGGGCCTTCGTCCTGGAAACCGGGGCGATCACCCAGCGCGGCACCGGCAAGGAACTGCTGGCGAATCCGGCCATCAAAGAAGCCTATTTGGGGGTGGCCTGA